In the genome of Coregonus clupeaformis isolate EN_2021a chromosome 1, ASM2061545v1, whole genome shotgun sequence, one region contains:
- the LOC121582262 gene encoding endonuclease domain-containing 1 protein-like → MPYLHAVGLALLALAGWWSLCAADVGDFAPCLNFFYRSWPPKGLSGTPICQRYGNQYHFASLYSRPRRSPWFSAYMFSPPEGKRPSANWKFEPQLANATADGNMIPFPLGELDPNVVNSQAVQLDYINSSYTRGHLNPSLHHRTYEDRSSTFTLTNVVPQKVGSNDGPWETLEKQVNQTLGSYCLGVAYVVTGVIPYQDNKHWIKGHRVAVPEYLWSAYCCPKYNESLLNKVHLSKVFPTYAAIGRNDPNSTEEIVPIVKSSHKRFWGYDVRRMPLDTLEMYLKERLGTVISVFYEKCSGLR, encoded by the exons ATGCCATATCTTCATGCTGTCGGTTTGGCCCTTCTAGCTCTGGCAGGCTGGTGGTCCCTGTGTGCTGCTGATGTGGGGGACTTCGCTCCATGTCTGAACTTCTTCTACAGGTCTTGGCCCCCTAAGGGCCTGTCGGGGACCCCCATCTGTCAGCGCTATGGGAACCAGTACCACTTCGCCTCGCTATACAGCCGCCCACGACGCTCGCCATGGTTCTCTGCCTACATGTTCAGCCCGCCAGAAGGGAAGAGGCCCTCAGCAAACTGGAAGTTTGAGCCACAG TTAGCCAACGCTACAGCAGACGGCAACATGATCCCCTTCCCTCTAGGTGAGCTGGACCCGAACGTGGTGAACAGCCAGGCTGTCCAGCTGGACTATATCAACTCCTCCTACACGCGGGGGCATCTCAACCCCagccttcaccaccggacctatGAGGACCGCTCGTCCACCTTCACCCTGACCAACGTGGTCCCTCAGAAGGTCGGCTCCAATGACGGGCCCTGGGAGACACTGGAGAAACAGGTCAACCAAACTCTGGGGTCCTACTGCCTCGGTGTGGCCTATGTTGTGACAGGGGTTATTCCCTACCAGGACAACAAGCACTGGATCAAGGGTCATCGAGTGGCGGTGCCAGAGTACCTGTGGTCAGCCTACTGCTGCCCTAAGTACAACGAGAGTCTACTTAACAAGGTTCATCTTAGCAAGGTTTTCCCCACGTATGCTGCTATTGGACGCAACGACCCTAACAGCACAGAAGAGATTGTGCCCATTGTCAAAAGCAGTCACAAAAGGTTCTGGGGTTACGATGTAAGGCGTATGCCTCTGGATACGTTGGAGATGTACCTGAAGGAGCGATTGGGGACCGTCATCAGTGTGTTCTATGAAAAATGCTCTGGTTTACGATGA
- the LOC121582267 gene encoding type-1 angiotensin II receptor-associated protein-like: MEIPAISLKAIVLVHWLLTVWGCMAWLPSSYAWGNFSVLAVGVWAIAQRDSIDAVLMFLIGIAVTILTDIIHFGINYPLIEGLSERNRDTFRFSAGMAILGLLLKPVSCFFIYQMYRERGGDYNVNFAGVPSVTQNRDAYQSIDQQDQTTSSANP; the protein is encoded by the coding sequence ATGGAAATTCCTGCCATAAGCCTCAAGGCCATAGTACTAGTGCACTGGCTACTGACCGTCTGGGGCTGCATGGCCTGGCTGCCGTCCTCCTATGCCTGGGGTAACTTCAGTGTCCTGGCTGTGGGCGTGTGGGCCATCGCTCAGAGGGACTCCATTGATGCTGTACTTATGTTTCTGATTGGGATTGCAGTGACGATACTGACAGACATTATCCATTTTGGGATCAACTACCCGCTCATTGAGGGTCTATCTGAGAGGAACCGGGACACATTCCGCTTCAGTGCGGGCATGGCCATCCTGGGCCTGCTACTCAAACCTGTCTCCTGCTTCTTCATCTACCAAATGTACAGAGAGCGCGGAGGAGATTACAACGTCAACTTTGCAGGCGTCCCCAGTGTAACACAAAACAGAGATGCGTACCAGTCCATTGACCAGCAGGACCAGACCACCAGCTCAGCCAACCCCTAA
- the LOC121561575 gene encoding UDP-glucuronosyltransferase 2B31 — translation MSGLNGVTGFILVVSVAFLGGSPGALGGNILVFPVDGSHWVNMELLIEGLHARGHQVTVVRSASSWYIKESSPHYRSVSITVPGGMDIEKQDFFTSFLVKMLEIQREGASPLAFVSFYSYLLSALSGMHQQASQFVVEMFENKALMQNLRDSQYDVVLLDPGLPVGVLVAHKLGLPTVFNVRWITSGEGHFVVAPSPVSYVPTSGYATSDKMTFDQRVGNVLIYLLNMIIDRFVISPHYDRLVKRYFEPGTNFYHLLQGTDLWLMRVDFVFDFPRPTMPNIVYIGGFQCKPSNPLPTELEEFVQSSGEHGVILMSLGTLVKGLPMEITSEIAAAFAQLPQKVIWRHPGKQPNGLGNNTLLVKWMPQNDLLGHPKVKAFVAHGGTNGLYEAMYHGVPVVGLPLLFDQFENVLRLEVRGAAKVLEVTKISSQSFLEAVQEVLHDPSYRTNMERLSSLHRDKPMHPLDTALFWIEFVMRHKGAAHLRTESYKMPWYSYHSLDVIGFLLAVLFVLVAITVGSIHFLCLRVCRKHKPKQE, via the coding sequence ATGAGTGGCCTGAATGGGGTGACTGGTTTCATCCTTGTGGTTTCGGTGGCCTTCCTCGGTGGCTCTCCAGGGGCCCTTGGGGGCAACATCCTGGTCTTCCCCGTGGACGGCAGCCACTGGGTCAACATGGAACTCCTGATCGAGGGACTCCACGCCCGGGGTCACCAGGTCACTGTGGTGCGCTCGGCCAGCAGTTGGTACATCAAGGAGTCGTCGCCCCACTACCGCTCTGTCTCCATCACTGTGCCTGGGGGCATGGACATTGAAAAACAAGACTTCTTTACGTCCTTCCTCGTCAAAATGCTGGAGATCCAAAGGGAAGGCGCGTCACCTTTGGCTTTTGTGTCCTTCTACTCGTACTTGCTGTCGGCGTTGTCGGGCATGCACCAGCAGGCCAGTCAGTTTGTGGTAGAGATGTTTGAGAACAAGGCTTTGATGCAGAACCTGAGGGATAGCCAGTACGACGTGGTGCTCTTGGACCCGGGGCTGCCCGTCGGGGTCCTGGTTGCCCACAAGCTCGGGCTACCCACTGTCTTCAATGTTCGCTGGATCACCAGTGGAGAGGGGCATTTCGTGGTGGCCCCCTCGCCCGTGTCCTATGTCCCCACCTCTGGTTACGCCACTTCGGACAAGATGACCTTTGACCAGCGAGTTGGGAATGTGTTAATCTACCTCCTCAACATGATCATTGATAGGTTTGTGATCAGCCCACACTACGATAGGCTGGTGAAGAGATACTTTGAGCCGGGTACGAACTTCTACCACCTTCTGCAGGGGACGGACCTCTGGCTCATGCGGGTGGACTTTGTGTTCGACTTCCCCCGGCCCACCATGCCTAACATTGTCTACATTGGAGGATTCCAATGTAAACCCTCCAATCCTCTACCAACAGAGCTGGAGGAGTTTGTCCAGAGCTCGGGGGAACACGGGGTCATCTTGATGTCACTGGGAACTCTGGTCAAAGGCTTGCCCATGGAGATCACCTCGGAGATCGCAGCCGCTTTCGCCCAACTTCCCCAGAAGGTCATCTGGAGGCACCCGGGCAAGCAACCCAACGGCCTGGGCAACAATACCCTGCTGGTCAAGTGGATGCCCCAGAACGACCTCCTGGGCCACCCCAAGGTCAAGGCCTTTGTGGCCCACGGTGGCACCAATGGCCTTTACGAAGCCATGTACCATGGGGTGCCGGTGGTGGGGCTTCCGCTGCTGTTCGACCAGTTCGAGAACGTCTTACGCCTGGAGGTGCGTGGAGCGGCCAAGGTGCTCGAAGTCACCAAGATCTCCAGCCAGAGCTTCTTGGAGGCTGTACAGGAAGTCCTCCATGATCCGTCCTACAGGACCAATATGGAGCGGCTCTCGAGCCTGCACCGGGACAAGCCCATGCATCCTCTGGACACTGCCCTCTTCTGGATCGAATTTGTCATGAGACACAAAGGAGCCGCCCACCTGCGAACGGAGTCTTACAAGATGCCCTGGTACTCCTATCATTCTCTGGATGTGATTGGATTCCTACTGGCTGTTTTGTTTGTGCTAGTAGCCATTACTGTGGGTTCAATCCACTTCCTGTGCCTCAGAGTATGCAGGAAGCATAAACCCAAACAGGAGTAA
- the LOC121582276 gene encoding receptor activity-modifying protein 1 has translation MIFLLLFPVLVLGEIQLQSNVSSNVTFEDDESFDVIPQCNELGQGSYSMCWEMFHTEMKDINKELWCEWDQVIRPYDQLTKCIESWTTYLGCYFPNQVVQDFFIQIHSHFFQACPEEEQLFPDAPSGVVLTLTLIPVSLIPILVFLVVWKSKIRH, from the exons atgATCTTCCTACTGCTCTTCCCTGTCCTGGTCTTAG GTGAAATTCAATTACAAAGCAATGTATCATCCAACGTAACATTTGAAGATGATG AAAGTTTCGATGTCATTCCCCAGTGCAATGAGCTAGGGCAAGGCAGCTACAGCATGTGCTGGGAAATGTTTCACACTGAAATGAAAGACATCAACAAGGAACTCTGGTGTGAATGGGACCAAGTCATCAG ACCATACGATCAGCTGACCAAATGTATCGAGAGCTGGACCACCTACTTAGGATGTTATTTCCCGAACCAAGTGGTGCAAGACTTCTTCATCCAGATCCATTCCCACTTCTTCCAGGCATGTCCAGAGGAGGAGCAGTTATTTCCTGATGCCCCCTCGGGCGTTGTGCTTACCCTTACCCTCATTCCAGTCAGTCTCATCCCCATTCTGGTTTTCCTAGTGGTCTGGAAGAGCAAGATCAGGCACTAA